One stretch of Sulfuricella sp. DNA includes these proteins:
- a CDS encoding NUDIX hydrolase, producing MIWKPNVTVAAVVEQNGKFLLVEEQTDQGLLFNQPAGHWEPGETLEQGVIRETREETAYSFTPQWLQGIYSWHHPRKNITYLRFAFSGPVGPHDPQQALDDGIVRAAWLTVEEIRESQARHRSPLVLQCVEDYLAGKRFPLNLITHR from the coding sequence ATGATCTGGAAACCCAATGTCACCGTCGCAGCCGTGGTCGAGCAAAACGGCAAATTTCTGCTGGTGGAAGAACAAACGGACCAGGGCCTGTTGTTCAATCAGCCAGCAGGCCACTGGGAGCCGGGTGAAACGCTTGAGCAAGGCGTGATACGCGAAACCCGCGAGGAAACCGCTTATTCCTTTACTCCGCAATGGCTGCAGGGGATTTACAGCTGGCATCATCCCCGCAAGAACATCACCTACCTGCGCTTTGCCTTTTCCGGGCCTGTTGGCCCCCACGATCCGCAGCAAGCACTGGACGACGGCATCGTGCGCGCAGCATGGCTGACCGTGGAGGAAATCCGCGAATCCCAGGCCCGCCACCGCAGCCCGCTGGTGCTGCAATGCGTGGAAGACTACCTTGCCGGAAAACGCTTTCCGCTCAATTTGATTACCCATCGCTAG
- the mnmA gene encoding tRNA 2-thiouridine(34) synthase MnmA: MRMSKVVVGMSGGVDSSVAALLLKQQGHEVIGLFMKNWEDDDGEDGYCPAKQDFMDVLAVADKIGIEVEAVNFAKEYKERVFSLFLKEYQAGRTPNPDVLCNSEIKFKAFLDHALTLGADKIATGHYARVRERFGSFELLKAEDGTKDQSYFLYRLSQAQLSKTLFPLGGLYKRDIRKIAEAAGLPTYAKKDSTGICFIGERPFRDFLQRYLPRQPGPMQTPEGKVVGEHQGLAYYTLGQRQGLGIGGQGEPWFVAAKDMASNILIVVQGHAHPLLLKDKLVAAELNWISGAQPHPQWVYAAKTRYRQSDAPCSITHVDADRCEVQFAAPQWAVTPGQSVVIYESEVCLGGGIIL, translated from the coding sequence ATCCGGATGAGTAAGGTAGTCGTCGGCATGTCGGGCGGAGTGGATTCTTCCGTTGCCGCACTGCTCCTGAAGCAGCAGGGGCACGAAGTGATCGGCCTGTTCATGAAAAACTGGGAAGACGACGACGGTGAAGACGGCTATTGCCCGGCCAAGCAGGATTTCATGGACGTGCTGGCGGTGGCTGACAAGATCGGCATCGAGGTGGAAGCCGTCAATTTTGCCAAGGAGTACAAGGAACGGGTCTTCAGCCTGTTTCTCAAGGAATATCAGGCGGGCCGGACGCCCAACCCGGACGTGCTGTGCAATTCGGAAATCAAGTTCAAGGCCTTCCTCGACCATGCCCTGACTTTAGGCGCGGACAAAATCGCCACCGGCCACTACGCACGGGTGCGCGAACGTTTCGGTTCATTCGAGTTGCTGAAGGCCGAAGACGGCACCAAGGACCAGAGCTATTTCCTCTATCGCCTCAGCCAGGCCCAACTCTCGAAAACACTCTTCCCGCTTGGCGGCCTGTACAAGCGCGATATTCGAAAAATCGCCGAGGCAGCCGGCTTACCCACTTATGCGAAAAAAGACAGCACCGGCATCTGTTTCATCGGCGAACGGCCGTTCCGGGATTTTCTGCAGCGCTACCTGCCCCGGCAGCCGGGGCCAATGCAGACGCCGGAAGGCAAGGTGGTGGGAGAGCACCAGGGCCTGGCCTATTACACCCTCGGCCAGCGCCAGGGACTGGGCATCGGCGGCCAGGGCGAACCCTGGTTCGTGGCCGCAAAAGACATGGCCAGCAACATCCTGATCGTGGTGCAGGGCCATGCGCACCCCCTGCTGCTCAAGGACAAGCTCGTCGCGGCGGAACTCAACTGGATCAGCGGCGCCCAGCCCCACCCGCAATGGGTGTACGCCGCCAAGACGCGCTACCGCCAGAGCGATGCGCCCTGCAGCATCACGCATGTGGACGCCGACAGATGCGAGGTGCAATTCGCCGCACCTCAATGGGCAGTGACGCCGGGGCAGTCGGTGGTGATCTATGAAAGCGAGGTTTGTCTGGGCGGCGGGATTATTCTGTAA
- a CDS encoding molybdopterin-binding protein — protein sequence MNIGILIIGDEILSGKRKDGHFSHAVETLAGRGLELAWCRIVGDVPARIVQNLRETYASADLVFSFGGIGATPDDHTRQCAAEAAGVSMLRHPDAVGEIEAQFGPEAYPRRILMADLPDGSAIIPNPVNRVPGFSLRHHHFLPGFPQMAWPMMEWVLDTRYSDLRDLAPESEEIFTALDVSESFLLDLMNEFVVRYPDVCFSSLPHLGVDGVRRIEFGLKGRHAQVAEALAFLQSGVGQQGYKIQAGRVTE from the coding sequence ATGAATATCGGCATCCTCATTATCGGCGATGAAATTCTCTCCGGAAAGCGCAAGGACGGGCATTTTTCACATGCTGTCGAAACGCTTGCCGGGCGGGGACTGGAGTTGGCCTGGTGTCGCATCGTTGGGGATGTGCCGGCGCGCATTGTGCAAAATCTGCGCGAGACCTATGCCTCGGCTGATCTGGTATTTTCCTTTGGTGGCATCGGGGCCACCCCAGACGATCATACGCGCCAGTGTGCTGCCGAGGCTGCCGGTGTTTCCATGCTACGTCACCCCGACGCGGTGGGCGAGATCGAAGCGCAATTCGGGCCCGAGGCCTATCCGCGCCGCATCCTCATGGCCGATCTGCCGGATGGCAGCGCGATCATTCCCAATCCGGTCAATCGGGTGCCGGGCTTTTCCTTGCGCCATCACCATTTTTTGCCGGGTTTTCCGCAGATGGCTTGGCCGATGATGGAATGGGTACTGGACACCCGCTATTCGGATTTGCGCGATCTGGCGCCCGAGAGCGAGGAAATCTTTACGGCCCTGGACGTGTCGGAAAGTTTTCTGCTGGATTTGATGAACGAATTCGTGGTGCGCTACCCCGATGTGTGCTTTTCCAGTTTGCCGCATCTTGGGGTGGACGGGGTGCGGCGCATCGAGTTCGGGTTGAAGGGCCGCCATGCCCAGGTGGCCGAAGCGCTGGCATTCCTGCAAAGTGGGGTCGGGCAGCAGGGCTACAAAATACAAGCCGGGCGCGTTACAGAATAA